One stretch of Leadbetterella byssophila DSM 17132 DNA includes these proteins:
- the gldJ gene encoding gliding motility lipoprotein GldJ, which produces MKRLILSVPFLALTLFVAASCSSGKKSSNDPGKRSRTTGAAYAKKEGEGFRVADFKGQPAGPNMVFIEGGRFVMGTLEEDVMYSRDNIDRTVTVSSFYMDETEIANLDYLEYLYAVSRDSTREFYAAALPDTTVWAHEMSFNDQYVDQYLRYPGFRSYPVVGVSWVQANDYCKWRSAVVNREMYAKYGGKGEKKTLSFGRKKKGAEEVADNTPQVTGRVPIETGINLPDFRLPTEAEWEYAAKATIGTLSVDENYDNRIYPWDGSSLRRAKGKARGEMQANYKRGRGDYAGIAGRLNDKYQITAPVYEYYPNDFGLYNMAGNVNEWVYDLYRPNSYRDFNDLNPIRRSDYQDEEKNYDNANYNSLINNRVRVYKGGSWNDVAYWLSPGTRRFLDQDSSTATIGFRCAMISVGSAGKRKL; this is translated from the coding sequence ATGAAGAGACTAATTCTAAGTGTTCCTTTCCTAGCACTTACTCTTTTTGTTGCGGCATCTTGCAGCAGCGGTAAAAAATCTTCGAATGATCCAGGCAAAAGAAGCCGCACCACCGGTGCTGCTTATGCAAAAAAAGAAGGTGAAGGTTTTAGAGTGGCTGATTTTAAAGGCCAACCTGCCGGTCCAAATATGGTATTTATTGAAGGTGGACGTTTCGTCATGGGTACCCTTGAGGAAGACGTTATGTATTCACGTGATAACATAGATCGTACTGTTACCGTAAGTTCATTCTACATGGACGAAACGGAGATTGCTAACCTTGACTATCTGGAGTATCTATACGCTGTAAGTAGAGATTCTACTCGTGAATTCTATGCTGCCGCTCTTCCGGATACTACCGTTTGGGCACATGAAATGTCTTTTAACGACCAGTATGTAGATCAATATTTACGTTACCCAGGTTTCCGTAGTTATCCTGTAGTAGGGGTTTCATGGGTACAAGCTAATGACTATTGTAAATGGAGATCCGCTGTAGTAAACCGCGAAATGTACGCTAAATACGGTGGAAAAGGGGAAAAGAAAACCTTGTCATTCGGTAGAAAGAAGAAAGGTGCGGAAGAGGTAGCTGATAACACCCCTCAAGTTACAGGGAGAGTTCCTATTGAAACCGGTATTAACCTTCCAGATTTCCGCTTACCTACGGAGGCAGAATGGGAATATGCAGCTAAGGCAACTATTGGAACCCTTTCCGTAGATGAAAACTATGATAACCGTATTTATCCATGGGATGGTTCTTCATTAAGAAGAGCAAAAGGAAAGGCTCGTGGTGAAATGCAAGCTAACTATAAAAGAGGTAGAGGTGACTACGCCGGTATTGCAGGAAGATTGAACGATAAATACCAAATCACCGCCCCTGTATACGAATACTATCCTAATGATTTCGGTCTTTATAACATGGCCGGAAACGTGAACGAATGGGTGTATGACTTGTATCGTCCTAACTCTTATAGAGACTTTAACGACTTGAACCCCATTCGTAGAAGTGATTACCAAGACGAAGAAAAGAATTACGATAACGCCAATTATAATTCACTAATTAATAACCGCGTTAGAGTATACAAAGGAGGTTCTTGGAACGACGTAGCTTATTGGCTATCTCCTGGTACCAGAAGATTCTTAGATCAGGATTCTTCTACCGCTACTATCGGGTTCCGTTGTGCCATGATCTCTGTAGGCTCAGCCGGAAAAAGAAAATTATAA